Genomic DNA from Candidatus Omnitrophota bacterium:
AGCAGAAGGAACACGCAGTCTATCATCGGCGCCATCTGGAACCCGGGCTCTTCGTTACCGCCCTTAAAAAATCTCATTTTCCCGCCTCATTTTTTTGGCTCTTCCTGATAGGTAGCAAACGATATATCCCAGATCCCGGCCGCGGCGCAGGCGCTCAAAACATCGAGGACCCTGCTATGCGGGACAGTCTTATCCGCCCGTATTACTATCATTTGTTTTATTCCGGTCCCGGACAATACGTTCGCGAGTTGTTCGGGCTCGTATATACCCTGGTTCATGATTATCGCCCCGTCAGCTTTAATATTTATTGAGACCTTCTGTTCCGCTCCTTCAGCGGCCCGGGATTGGTCCGCGACCGGCAATTGTATGCTTTCGACCGATTCCAATTGATGGAAATTGGATACGCACATGAAATATATCAGCAACAGGAATACGCAGTCGATCATCGGCGCCATCTGGAACCCGGGCTCTTCCTGCTCTCTTTTTGTGAATCTCATCTCTTTATCCCTTTGTCTTTCCGGCCAGCATCAGCGCGACCTCGCTGGCGTTTATCTCTATCTCCGTGGTTATCTCATTGGCCCTATTACGGAAATAAAAATAGAAAGCCATGACCGGGATACCTACGATCAACCCGAACGCGGTCGTGATAAGGGCTTCGGAGACGCCTTTGGCCAATAACGTCGGTTTGCCCAACCCCGACTGGAAGGCGATTACATTGAATGACGCGATCATGCCAAAAACTGTCCCGAGCAGGCCGAGCATTGGCGAGATCGTGCCTATCGATGAAAGGTAGCCTATCCTCTGCTGGAGACTCGTGGCTTCCTTGACGCCGACCATCGCCATGGAATCCTGGATGATCTGTAATTCCTGGCCGCTTTTTTCGAGCCCTGCCTGGATGACATTGGCCAGGAAACCTTTTCTCAGGGCGCCTAAATTTTTTGCCCCCTGTATATCCCCGCTCTTTATCGCCGTCTTGACCGCCGCCAGGTAATCGGCCGGCATCATTGCGGATTTGCGCAATACAATGAACATTTCTATTATCAGGGCCACCCCGAAGACCGAACATAATCCGATCGGGGGCATGCACCAGCCGCCGGCGACCCATGTATCCCATAATGTCATGGCTTTCGGCGTAGCCGTGGCGGCGGCATCTTCCGCCATCGCGGAAAACGCGAATAAAACCATTTCCGACAACAATGCAAAACCGAAAATCCTTACCGCATTTCTACGTGGCATCTTTCTTCCTCCCTTTTTCCAGTTTCTCCAGTTTAGCCTTCGATTTTCCGGCGAAATCGCTTTTAGGAAATCCGGCTATTATCTCCCTGTAAGTTACCAGCGCCTTTTCGTCTTCACCTAACTTCTCATAACACTCTCCGCTTTTAAATTTAGCATCCGCGACCAGATCACTTCTATCATAATAAAGCACCTCTACCCGTAGATAATCGACCAAAGCCTGCTCGTATGCGCCCAGGGCAAAATAGGATTCCGCGCTTCCGTAATAGGCGCCGGGACGGTTTGATTCATCTTTTGAACGTATCACCGCGTCGTAGATCTTGATCGCATTATCATGATCGCCTTTCCCGGATAAAAGAGCCGCTAAGTTCATCCTGGCCTTATTTACCGATCTGGCGTCCGGATAATCGCCGATGTAGCTATTATACAGTTCTATCGCTTTAGGGGTATCTCCCATTTTTACCTGGCAATCGGCTGCCTTAAAATAAGCCTCCTCGCCCCAGCTTAACCCCCCGTATTTTTGAATAGTATTTAAATAAAGCGGGTAAGCTTGTTCATATTTTTTAGCGAGATAATAATCCTGCGCCGTACGGAAAGAATCCGGCGCCTCTATCCTGAACCTGTCTATATTCGTTAACGGCACGATTATGACCGCTTTTTGCCCGGAGACCTCTATGCTTAATCCGTACCTGTCCGTCTTTAATATAGAACCTCTTATAACGTTGCCGTTCTTTAATATGATCTCGTCCTGCGCAAAAGATGAAGCACAGATGAATAAAAAGCAGATAAATAAGGGCTTAAAAAGCAATCTAAATTTCCTGGCTGTCATCGCTTTATCGCCTTTAACCTTTCCCGCGCCTTTTTCGCTTCTTCGGTTTTAGGGTAATTGGCTGCGAGTTTCTCGTATAAAGCTCTTGCTTCCTGCCTGTTTTCCAGTTTTTCCTGGCATTCTCCGGCCTTAAGCAGGGACTCGGCGGCCAATTCTTCGCGATTCGAATATAGTATGGCAACGCGCTGGAAGCTTGGCAATGCCTCGGCATATTTCTTTTGCAAAAAATAGCTGTCGCCTAATTTAAAGAGGGCCTCGGCGGATGTCTCATCCTTGTAATTATCTACGACATCTTTATAATATTTGACCGCTTCGCTAAGGATATCGCGGCTATAATAGGAATTCGCGATCCCTAATTTGGCCCTGCTTGCGTATTTTGTATCGGGATATCTGGATATTAATTCGCTGAAATCTCCGATCGCATCCCGCCATGACTTTAATTTCAGGTAGGCTTGGCCCCTCCCGAATAAAGACACTTCGGTAAGCGCGTCATCTTTATATTTGGTCAATATATCGTTGTAAAATTTAACGGCTTCCGGTCCATTATTCGCTTCGAGCAAGACTTGGCCGATGATATAAGCGGCATTTCCGGAGGGAGGCGTATCGGAAAAACCGTCATATGACGACAGTAATTTCTGCACGGTCTTGGCGGCATCCGGCGAATTTCCGGAAATAAGGTACAGGTCTGCGAGGCAACTGTATAATTCCGCCAAGATGGCCTTTTGTTGGGAATGTTTTTTCGCTAATTCCTCAAAAGCCGCGATCCCTTCACTGTATTTCTTCTGGTTCAAATAGATATCGTAGATCCTGCCTATGACTTCAATGGCTAAAGGACTGGTCGGGTTCTTATCCAGGAAAATTACCAGCTCGTTCAACGCCTCCTCCCGTTTTGCGGAATAGAGATAACTTACGCTGAGCCGGTACGAAGCGGCTTCTATCGCTTCGCTTTGGGGGTATCTCTCGACCAGTTTCTTATAATACTCGGCGGCTTGGGCGTATTGCCTGTTATTAAAATATATATTCCCGATCTCATACGTAGCGGCCGGCGCCAATTTGTTTTCCGGATAGCTCTCTATGAATTTATTAAAATAGGCCAGCGCTTCACCGGACTCTCCCGATTTGGAATAACACCACCCTATATTATAGATCACATTATCTATATACTCCAACTTAGGGAACTTCTCTTCGATCATCTTATAGAGCTTCAGCGCTGAGGCATAATTATTCTGGGTCGCGAAGACATACGCCAACCTGAAAGCGAATTGCGGCGCTGACGGCCCGTCCGGATACGTCTTTAGATATTCCTTATAGGCCTCTTCCGCCTTAGCGTAGTCATTAAGGCTAAAGTAGCATTCCCCTAATCTCGACAGGTTCTTTTCGATAGACCCGGCGTCTTTGGATTCCGCAAGCTGCTTTTTATAAAATCCTATCGCCTCTTTGTATTCTCCCCTTTCATAAAAGGATTCTGCTATGAAGAAATTTACATCAAGTTTTTGCGCCCCCTTCGGGTCAAGGCGCGCGTAATCTTTAAATGCCTGGACCGCCTCGTCGACCTTTTTTTGTTTTAAATAAGCGATGACCAACAGGTGGCGCACGTCTTTTATCGACTCGCTTCCGGGGTATCTTTCCAGAAAATCCTCGCATACTATCCGCGTCTCATATATTTTGCCCTGTTCATAATAAGCCAGCCCCATTTGATACCTGGCGAGTTCTTCCAAATTTGTTTTTTCCCCGAAGATCTCGCTCTTGGGTCTTACATTGCGGAAAAATTCCACCGCCTTGGGATAATTCTTGACCTTAAACGCGATCTCGCCCAGGTTAAAACAGGCGTCGTTTCCCATCCTTGAGTCCTTGGGGATCGTCTTGAAAGTATCCACTGCCTTTTTATATTTTCCCTGCTCTTTATAGATACTGGCCAGCATGAATTTGGCGTCTAAGGCCCTCGGATCGGCCGGATAACCTTCGATCATTTTTTTAAAAAATGTGGCCGCTAAATCCAGTTTATCCCGCTTGTAATAAACACATGCCCTGCTAAAGATCACATCGGGGACCCTGGACCGGTCTTTAGATAATGCGGCGCTATAGAACGAATCCGCCAGATCATCTTTTCCCATCCTTAAATAACATTCCGCCAATCCAAACTGGACTTTCGGCATCAAATCTTTCAAATATGAAAAGTCTTTGTTGATCCTATTAAAATTCGCTTCTGCACGCTGGTATTCGCCGGTTTCCAAAAAAGCGAAGGCCTGGTCATAAATGGCATACGGGAGAAATTTGCTGTAAGGATATTTATTTATTAAGACCTGGAAAGTTTTAACAGCGCTGTCGAATTCGCCGTTATTTAAAGATTTTTCTCCTTGGGAAAATAACTCGCTGTCTGTTTCGGCGCCTGCTGAATTCATGGAACTGAATATCGTGAAAAAAATCAATATCGCAGATAAAAAGAATTTTACCATTCCCAATCGATAGTTCCATCCTCTTTTTCTTTTGGCGTCTCTTCCTTCGGCGCCTCTTCCTTCTTAACTTCCTCTTGAGAGACCGTCGATTGTGTTATTCCTCCGCCAAGGATCCCCACTTCCACATCGTCCCATAATATAACGCCCGAGCTTCCCGGAGAGGCTACAAATTCTAAAGATACGCGTCCATTTACCGCATTTTCCGGGGCACTTCCTTGAACGGATATCAGATGCCAGGTATCAGGCGACATATTACTGTCAAAATGCGGGCTCCGTACCACCAGGTCATTCAACACGGCCCCGTTGGTATTCAACCATTCTATTTTTACGAGACCGTAAGAACTGCCTTTAAGGCGGTCTTTACTCGGGGTATACATATAACAATTGATTTGGTAGGTCTTTCCTTTTTCTATAGGCGCCGCAAAATTTTGATATATACCGCCGATCGCCCACGACTTAAATGAGTATCTGCCGCTATGCGCGGCCAGTTCTGAACGCTCGCTGTTTTGGTGGAACCATCGCAACCAATACCGGATAGCGTCGTAATCTCCGGCCGCGCCGGGATTTTTGTTCCCCAGGGTCTCTTCGAAACTGCCATTTAGGATAAGGTTCTCTGCGGAGGAGGAGGCGAGAAAAAAGGAAAGATAGCACAAGGTGATCAAAAATATCTTAAAATAACTCTTTGGCATATTCACCGCCTATTTGACTAAATATACCACACAAAACAAGAAAAATAAAGGCAAAAAATAAGGTCGCGGTTGCCCACGAGGGCATTATTTTTATTCGTTATCCATGTTCGGCCTATTCTGGGATTATTTTTTCAGGACTTCCTTGAATTTCTGTGTAAGTGCAGGGACGATCTCGTTTAAATCGCCTACTATGCCGTAGGTGGCAACTGTAAATATCGGTGCTAGAGGGTCCTTATTTATCGCGATGATGATATCCGAGGACGACATGCCGGCCAGATGCTGTATCTGCCCGGATATGCCGCAGGCAAAATATATCTTCGGGCAGACGGTCTTTCCTGTCTGGCCCACCTGGTGCGAGTACGGTATCCATTCGGCGTCAACGGCCGAGCGCGAGGCGCCGACAGCCCCGCCCAATACCTTCGCCAAGTCTTCAATGATCTTGAAATTTTCCGGCTTTCCCAACCCCCTGCCGCCAGAGACGATTATGTTCGCCTCGGTGAGGTTAGCCGTAGTTGATTCCTCTTCTTTTATCTCCAGCAATTTCGTGCGGGAATCGTAAAGGTTTCCCGGATAACTCTTCTTTACTACCTGGCCGGCCCTAGCCTTGTCGACAACGGCTTCCTTGAAGACCTTGTGGCGGACCGTCGACATCTGCGGCCGGTAATTCTCGCAGACGATCGTTGCCATGATATTCCCGCCGAACGCCGGGCGGGTCTGCAAAAGCAATTTCTTCTCTTTGTCGATGGCCAATCCGGTGCAATCCGCGGTCAGCCCTGTATAAAGTTTCACCGCGACGCGCGAAGCGAGTGACCTTCCGATAGAGGTCGCGCCGTAAAGCAATATCTCCGGCTTGAATTCTTTTACGAGCTCGACGATGACATTGGTATAAGGCTCGTCCATGTAATTTTTGAGTTTCGGGTCCTCGACGAGATATACCTTATCCGCGCCGCGGGAGAATAACTCATGGGTTTTGCTTTCCATGCCGTCGCCGATCAGGATGCAGGCGAGCTCTGTGCCGAGGTCATTGGCGAGCTCCCTGCCTTTTCCGAGGAGTTCGTATACGACGCTCTGGACATCCCCCTTCTTCTGCTCGGCGAATACCCAGACGCCCTTGTAAGCGCTAAGGTCCGCCTTAGGCTCGACCTTACAGGTGGTAAGCTCTATAGCCTTGAACTTGCACGTCGCCACGCAGGCGCCGCAGAGCGTACACTTCCCGAAATCTATGACGGCCTTCTTATCCTGCATGGTTATCGCGGCGAACGGGCAGCTCTTGACGCACAGCGTGCATCCCGTGCATTTATCGAGTAAAATACGTATTGAACATTCCCGGGGATTACTTTGGTCTGCCATTTATGTCTTTCCTGCCGCGACTACCATGTCTTTTAACGCCTCGACGAGTTTAGCCACGACCTCATTGGTCTCGCCCTGCAATATCTGCCCGCCTGTCCTTTTTGGCGGCGTAAATACTTTCTTGACGACGGTCGGGGAACCCTTCAGCCCGAGTTTCTCCGGTTCGGCGTCGATATCTTTCGCCGTCAGCGTCGTCACCGGCGCCTGTTTGGCGCGTATCTTCCCTTTTAACGAGGGAAGCCGCGGGATATTTATCTCTTTTACGACGGTGATAAGGCACGGCAGCGGGGTCTCGATGACCTCGAATCCTTCCTCTGTCATCTTCTCGAACCTCGCCATATTTTCTTTTATCTCTTCCGTCTTCTTTACGTATGTGACCTGCGGAATATCGAGGGTGGCGGCTATTCCCGGCCCGACCTGCGCCGTGTCGCCGTCTATCGCCTGCTTTCCGCAGATTATAAGGTCGAATTTGCCGAGCTTCTGTATGCCCTTCGCGAGAGTATAGCTCGTCGCCCATGTGTCAGAGCCGGCGAACGCGCGGTCGCACATAAGGGCCATCTCGTCGACGCCCATAGAAACCGCCTCGCGCAGCGCCTCTTCGGCCTGTTTCGGGCCCATGCAGATGACCGTGATCTTACCGCCGAGCTTTTCCTTGATCCTGAGCGCCTCTTCAATGGCGTACATGTCGAAAGGATTGACTATCGACTGGACGCCCTCGCGCATCAGCGTATTGGTCTCGGGATTGATCCTTATATCCTGCGTGTCAGGGACCTGTTTTATGCAGACTATGATATTCACCCCACACCTCCTACTTTCATTCTCAGCGCTTGCATTATATAGAGATGTGCGGGGTTCACTTTCTTAACTGCTCTTTCAGCACTTCGAGCGCTATTATGTTCCGTTGTATCTGGTTGGTGCCTTCGTAAATCTGGGTTATCTTAGCGTCGCGCATGTACTTCTCTACCGGGTAATCGCGCATGTAACCGTAACCGCCGAGTACCTGGATCGCGTCGGTCGTGACCTTCATAGCGGTATCCGACGCGAATAACTTCACCATCGCGGATTCCTTCGAAACATCCCTCGCTCCCGAATCTACCATCCTCGCAACGGCATAGGTCAGCGCGCGTGCCGCCTCTATCTGGGTAGCCATGTCCGCGATCATGAACTGGAGCCCTTGGAACGACGAAATCGTCTTGCCGAACTGCTTACGCTCGCGCGAATATTTTACCGCGTGGTCGAGCGCGCCCTGCGCTATGCCGACTGCCTGCGCCGCGACGCCGGGGCGCGACTTGTCGAAAGTCTTCATCGCGACTATGAAACCCATGCCCTCCCGCCCGAGCAGGTTATCTTTATGGACCTTGCACTCATTGAATATGAGTTCGCGGGTCGCCGAAGCGCGGATGCCGAGTTTCTTCTCTTTCTTTCCGAAATCAAAACCGGGGGTACCTTTTTCGACTATAAAAAAGCTTGCGCCGCGCGCGCCCTTCCCCCTGTCGGTCATCGCGATGACCGAATATATCTCCGCCTCTCCGCCGTTGGTTATCCACTGCTTGACGCCGTTCAGGACGTAATAGTCGCCCTCTTTCCTTGCGGTCGTGGATATGGCGCCCGCGTCAGAGCCGGCGCCGGCCTCGGTCAAAGCAAAAGCGGCAAGTTTCTTGCCGCTGGCTATGTCAGGAAGGTATTTTTGTTTCTGCTCGTCATTGCCGAACAATATTATCGGGTATGTCCCGAGAGCGGTCGCCGCGAAGCATATCGCGATGCCGCCGCACGCGCGCGAGAGCTCCTCGGTCACGAGACAAAGCTCCATCGCGCCGCCGCCAAGCCCGCCGTATTTCTCCTCTATATATACGCCGCAGAGGTCGGACTCGGCCATGACCTTCATTATATCCCACGGGAAGGTCTCTTTCTCGTCGTGCTCGGCAGCGACAGGCGCTATCTTCTCTTTGGCGATCTTACGCGCCAGGTCGCGCACCATTATCTGCTGTTCGGTCAATAAATAATCCATCTTATCACCTCTTATTGTGTTTTACGGAAGGAATTTCTTTACGGCGATGCACGCG
This window encodes:
- a CDS encoding electron transfer flavoprotein subunit alpha, with the protein product MADQSNPRECSIRILLDKCTGCTLCVKSCPFAAITMQDKKAVIDFGKCTLCGACVATCKFKAIELTTCKVEPKADLSAYKGVWVFAEQKKGDVQSVVYELLGKGRELANDLGTELACILIGDGMESKTHELFSRGADKVYLVEDPKLKNYMDEPYTNVIVELVKEFKPEILLYGATSIGRSLASRVAVKLYTGLTADCTGLAIDKEKKLLLQTRPAFGGNIMATIVCENYRPQMSTVRHKVFKEAVVDKARAGQVVKKSYPGNLYDSRTKLLEIKEEESTTANLTEANIIVSGGRGLGKPENFKIIEDLAKVLGGAVGASRSAVDAEWIPYSHQVGQTGKTVCPKIYFACGISGQIQHLAGMSSSDIIIAINKDPLAPIFTVATYGIVGDLNEIVPALTQKFKEVLKK
- a CDS encoding tetratricopeptide repeat protein, which codes for MVKFFLSAILIFFTIFSSMNSAGAETDSELFSQGEKSLNNGEFDSAVKTFQVLINKYPYSKFLPYAIYDQAFAFLETGEYQRAEANFNRINKDFSYLKDLMPKVQFGLAECYLRMGKDDLADSFYSAALSKDRSRVPDVIFSRACVYYKRDKLDLAATFFKKMIEGYPADPRALDAKFMLASIYKEQGKYKKAVDTFKTIPKDSRMGNDACFNLGEIAFKVKNYPKAVEFFRNVRPKSEIFGEKTNLEELARYQMGLAYYEQGKIYETRIVCEDFLERYPGSESIKDVRHLLVIAYLKQKKVDEAVQAFKDYARLDPKGAQKLDVNFFIAESFYERGEYKEAIGFYKKQLAESKDAGSIEKNLSRLGECYFSLNDYAKAEEAYKEYLKTYPDGPSAPQFAFRLAYVFATQNNYASALKLYKMIEEKFPKLEYIDNVIYNIGWCYSKSGESGEALAYFNKFIESYPENKLAPAATYEIGNIYFNNRQYAQAAEYYKKLVERYPQSEAIEAASYRLSVSYLYSAKREEALNELVIFLDKNPTSPLAIEVIGRIYDIYLNQKKYSEGIAAFEELAKKHSQQKAILAELYSCLADLYLISGNSPDAAKTVQKLLSSYDGFSDTPPSGNAAYIIGQVLLEANNGPEAVKFYNDILTKYKDDALTEVSLFGRGQAYLKLKSWRDAIGDFSELISRYPDTKYASRAKLGIANSYYSRDILSEAVKYYKDVVDNYKDETSAEALFKLGDSYFLQKKYAEALPSFQRVAILYSNREELAAESLLKAGECQEKLENRQEARALYEKLAANYPKTEEAKKARERLKAIKR
- a CDS encoding biopolymer transporter ExbD, with amino-acid sequence MRFTKREQEEPGFQMAPMIDCVFLLLIYFMCVSNFHQLESVESIQLPVADQSRAAEGAEQKVSINIKADGAIIMNQGIYEPEQLANVLSGTGIKQMIVIRADKTVPHSRVLDVLSACAAAGIWDISFATYQEEPKK
- a CDS encoding tetratricopeptide repeat protein; protein product: MTARKFRLLFKPLFICFLFICASSFAQDEIILKNGNVIRGSILKTDRYGLSIEVSGQKAVIIVPLTNIDRFRIEAPDSFRTAQDYYLAKKYEQAYPLYLNTIQKYGGLSWGEEAYFKAADCQVKMGDTPKAIELYNSYIGDYPDARSVNKARMNLAALLSGKGDHDNAIKIYDAVIRSKDESNRPGAYYGSAESYFALGAYEQALVDYLRVEVLYYDRSDLVADAKFKSGECYEKLGEDEKALVTYREIIAGFPKSDFAGKSKAKLEKLEKGRKKDAT
- a CDS encoding acyl-CoA dehydrogenase family protein; the protein is MDYLLTEQQIMVRDLARKIAKEKIAPVAAEHDEKETFPWDIMKVMAESDLCGVYIEEKYGGLGGGAMELCLVTEELSRACGGIAICFAATALGTYPIILFGNDEQKQKYLPDIASGKKLAAFALTEAGAGSDAGAISTTARKEGDYYVLNGVKQWITNGGEAEIYSVIAMTDRGKGARGASFFIVEKGTPGFDFGKKEKKLGIRASATRELIFNECKVHKDNLLGREGMGFIVAMKTFDKSRPGVAAQAVGIAQGALDHAVKYSRERKQFGKTISSFQGLQFMIADMATQIEAARALTYAVARMVDSGARDVSKESAMVKLFASDTAMKVTTDAIQVLGGYGYMRDYPVEKYMRDAKITQIYEGTNQIQRNIIALEVLKEQLRK
- a CDS encoding electron transfer flavoprotein subunit beta/FixA family protein, whose protein sequence is MNIIVCIKQVPDTQDIRINPETNTLMREGVQSIVNPFDMYAIEEALRIKEKLGGKITVICMGPKQAEEALREAVSMGVDEMALMCDRAFAGSDTWATSYTLAKGIQKLGKFDLIICGKQAIDGDTAQVGPGIAATLDIPQVTYVKKTEEIKENMARFEKMTEEGFEVIETPLPCLITVVKEINIPRLPSLKGKIRAKQAPVTTLTAKDIDAEPEKLGLKGSPTVVKKVFTPPKRTGGQILQGETNEVVAKLVEALKDMVVAAGKT
- a CDS encoding MotA/TolQ/ExbB proton channel family protein; its protein translation is MPRRNAVRIFGFALLSEMVLFAFSAMAEDAAATATPKAMTLWDTWVAGGWCMPPIGLCSVFGVALIIEMFIVLRKSAMMPADYLAAVKTAIKSGDIQGAKNLGALRKGFLANVIQAGLEKSGQELQIIQDSMAMVGVKEATSLQQRIGYLSSIGTISPMLGLLGTVFGMIASFNVIAFQSGLGKPTLLAKGVSEALITTAFGLIVGIPVMAFYFYFRNRANEITTEIEINASEVALMLAGKTKG